CGGCACGCATAGTCTTTACAATCTGCCGCCAGTATTCGGCGAAAAGCTTCGCCTTGTCCTTGGCCCCCCAGGCGTACCACCCCCCGTTGAACTCCCAGCCAGGTCGAAGGATGACGTCCCCGAGCTTGTGCGCCACCAGGTTCTCAGCGAGTTGCTTAAAATGGTGGTTGTACGTTCCGGCGGCGCCCTTCTCAAGTGACACGGGAACTTTGAGGTCCTTAGTGCCCTGCACGGGGCCGCTGCGGTCGGCGGGACCGGCAAGTATCGGCACTGCGAGCACTAACCGCCGGCCAGGCTTGGCGTGGACCCACGGACCCCATTCCTTCAGCCACCAGGTGGGCCATTGGACGTTGTCCCACGATTCGCCGCCGATGAAATCCTCGCCCCAGACGCTGGGCCGGTCCAGCCACTTTGCAAAAGCATCCACGTTCGCGGTGCCGTTGGCCCAGCGATAGACCCCCAGCGCCGGTTCTGCGGCCGTCGCTGGCGTGCCTAAGAGTAACAACAGGATCATCGGTCGCATGACACTCTCCCGTAAGTTGCGATTCATTGTCCGCACTATGCGGTTTCTGTAACAGTTGTTCGAACGCGCGGTCACGGGCTGTAGGATTTGCCTGACGATTACTGGATACTATACGTGAGTGGCAGAGTTACTCTTCACCTCTGCAATACCTCGGAGTGTTCTTGAAATAACCGCACGAAGTCGTCTAGTTCCTGCTCATTCAAGTCCGATATCACCCAATAGGACATGCCGGCCCGCTGCCAGTAACGGATGTTATATCCCTGCCGGGCCAGCCCCAGCACTGCTTTCTCGTTTTCGTCGCCTGCGGGCCAAGTGAACAGGTTTATGACATGAAAGCGGCGGTAGTAGACGAGGGCGGCGACCGGTCGATCAGTCAGGTAATCCAAACGACCACCAGCAAGCGAGTATCCCTGCGGGGTCAAATCGGCGACTTGCGGAGAGAAGTCTAGCTTTCCCCGGAACCAGGGTTTCACAGTGTGCCGGTCGGTGGACGGCATGTCCGTCAAATGATTAACCTGAAGTGAACGGACGTGACCGGCTACTACCGACTCCGCGAATCGGTCATCGGCGGACGTTCCTGTCCGGGACAAGATCATACCGACGGTGGCGGACACCCCGATCAGGAATAAGACTCCCGCGGCGAGGACAGCGCGGCGTGGGGACCGTCTTTGCTTGGGAAAGGGGAGTTGAACGCGAGCGCGTAGTCTGGCCGGAGCTCGGTGGTATAGCGATGCGGACGAGACCGTCGCTCGAAGTGACTGCAGATGCTTCACTTGAACGGAGCATTCCTGGCATCCCGACAAATGTTCTTCGATTTCAACGTGCCGAACCAAGTCCAGTTCGTCGTCGGAATAAGGGTGGAGCAGGACTTGGACTTCTTGACAATTCATTTCGGCTCCCCTTCGGGGCTAGCTGTCAGCAGTCGGTGAAGTTGATGGCGACCTCGGGAAAGTCGCGACATGACCGTGCCGATTGGAACTTCTGTTACGGCCGCGATCTCCTGGTAACTCAATCCTTCGAGTTCGCGCAGTACGATCACCTCCCGCAGTTGCGGTGCTAATTCTTCCAGCGCCTGCCGGACGAGGGCTTCCTCGCACTTACGAATGGCCAGGAAAACGGGATTCGATGATTCGTCGCCCCGATCGTGAATGTCTTCACTGTAGAGCAGAGTTCCTGGCGACCGCTGCTTGGACAGCCAGTCGAAGGATGCCCGGCGAACCACACCCAAGAGCCACGCGCGACCGTCTCCTCCTCGAAAACTCCCAAAGTACCGCGCAGCACGAAGGAAGGCTTCCTGGACGACGTCCTCGGCTGCATGTTCGTCCTGGGTCAACCACCGGGCCAGGTTGTAGGCGGCATCCAGGTGTGGCAGTGTGGCTTGTTCAAACTGCCGCCGCTCAGGGAGTTCCAACTGCTTAAGAGCCTTTCAAGTCAGGCGGCGATCATTCATGGAATTTCCGACACAGTATTCTACCGTCGGAGAAGCCCATTTATTCCCAAAGGCACTTTCTTTTTGGCGGAAGGAATATTTAGACCAGAAAGCCGGTAAGGATCTGCGAGCCCCTTTGCGCGTGCAACAGGGGCGATTCAAATACCAACCAGGAGGTCAGAATCATGCAGAATGTAAACAAAACGCTTCGACAAGAACCCCCGTCCGCCGATGGCATCGACCGCCGGGGGATGCTCCAGTGCATGGCGTGGGTAGGCACCGGACTGGTCTGGAGTGTGGCGGGCGGGGTGGCTACTTCACGCGTTTTCGGCCAGAAACCGACTGTGAAACCGACGTTCTCGTTCGTTCAGATCAGCGACAGCCACCTCGGGTTCGCCCGCGACCCGAACAAAGATGTTGCTGGCACGCTCCAGCAGACGATCGCCCGGATCAACGCTCTTGCTGAACCGCCCGCTTTTGTTCTGCATACGGGTGACCTGACGCACCTCGCCAAGCCGGCCGAATTCGATGCCGTGGCGGAACTCCTCAAGGAAGTCAAAGCCAGTAAGGTGCTCTACGTCCCCGGCGAACACGATTTCGACGGGGACGGCAACCAGGAGTACTTGAAACGGTATGGGAAAGGCACGGAGGGAAGGGGGTGGTACAGTTTCGACCACCAAGGGGTCCACTTCATCGGCCTCGTCAACGTGGCGAACTCCAAATCGGGCAGTGGCGGCGGACTGGGTGTTATCGGAAAGGAACAATTAGAGTGGCTGGAGAAGGACGCGGCCGGACTCAAGGACAGTAACCCTATCGTCGTGTTCGCCCACGTCCCGCTCTGGATGGTCCACGAGAAATGGGGCTGGGGCACGAGAGACTCCGAGCAGGCGCTCAAGATCCTAAAGCGGTTCGGTTCGCTCACGGTACTCAACGGCCACATTCACCAGGTGTTGCAGAAAGTGGAAGGGAAGGTGACCTTCCACTCCGCCCGCTCGACCGCGTTTCCTCAATCGGAGCCCGGTAAGGGAACGCCGGGGCCGATCCGCGACCTTGCGGCCGGGAAACTCAAATCGACGTTGGGGTTGTCAGAGGTCCTCTACGTGGCGGGAAACAGTTCGCTCGCTATCGTGGATTCTACGCTCGAATAACCTCCCCGTTCGGACGGGAATACTCATCACTTCCGGCTCATATCCTCGGCTGGATCATCGTCGCGAACTTGCCTCGCCAGTCCAGCCGTTTGTGGGGTTCGTAACCTCACAGTAGGCTTCTACTGGCAAAAGTTTTGTCACTAAGAATTCCGTTCAATACTTGCTGCGAATGGGACGAGCAGCGATTTTGATAGGCTCGCCGGTACTTCAGCTAGGCATGGGATGGATTTGGGCCATATTTGGGGACGTCGGTCTGGCCAGTCCACCAATCTGTATTAACGATAATACAAAATAGAGACTCTAACACCAAGATCTCGCGACTACCCTATCTCGTCCCGGAGATCCCGTAATTCTTTCATCATTTGAGAGATCTTGTTTATGTTTCGTCTGACTTTTCGAAGATTTTCGCCATTTTTCACTCGTAGAAGCCCGTTCCGGGCTGATTCTGCCTTCCCTTGGGAGGTTTTCGGGCCTGTCGACAACAACCAGGGCTTCACCCGGTAAATGGCCAATCGAAGCTTGGCCTTACCAATAGAAGAGATTGGTCCACGCTTGGATCTGTTGAGTTTTCCTGCGGCTACACGCTTGGGGTTGGGGCTCTTTTTCGGGGGTGTTTCCATTGGGAAATTTCTCGTACTTAATTGTTCGATGCCAAAAAAATCAAAAAAAACTAACTTTAGCTAAAAAATGCCGGCCCTCCCCTAGAGTGGGCCGGTTGGAGGTCAAGCGACCTTGGCTACACTCAGCTTGGGCTTTGCGTGGTGGGCTTTCGGGGATTTCCTTGATCGAATCGTCTCGATCGTGCGACGAAGTTCGCTGTTCAGCCTATTAGAGGCGGTATTCAAGATTTTCGTTGCGTCGTGTGACTGCGATTTGATCGCATCGCAGCGCAAGATCGACAGCTGCAGGTGCATGAACGCAGCTTGCTCGATCAGGATCTTCTCTAGCGGGTCACTCGGGTTCCCAGCTTCTGCAATCAGCCGATCCAGGTAGCAACGAATGGTGTCGACATCGAATGCGCTTTTGGCTGCGAGAGCGACGGACATCTGGTGCGGGACGAACAGCTTCATCAACACATCTGCGTAGTGAGCAGATCTCTGACTCTGCAAGTGCTTATCTTCGTCGAGACCGGCTGGTGGTGGTTCTGAAGGCTCAGTCCGTTCCTGAGGCCCTGGTGTCGCCTGCTCCGCGGACTCCGGGCCTCCAGATCGAGGTGCTCCCGAAAGGTTCGGATCAGTGCTCTGTTCCGTAGGTTTTGGTTTTTTCATGTTCGGGCTCCTAGGAGGTTTTCGATCTGTTGTCGGATCGAAGCAAGGCAGAACTCGCTATTGTCGCTAGCATTTGAGTTGAATGGGGTCTCATCAGGCATTTGGGGAGCCAAATTGGTAAGCCAGAAAGGTTGCTTGGAAGCTGCTAGATCCAGAATGCGACTGTAGGGCGGAATTGGATGATTCGCCGCCGTGCATAAATTCTCATACACTCGGAGGAGCCGTCGCAGCTCCGCCTCGCTTCGGCAGGTCAGCAGACCATCTTGGATGAGGAGCTGAATCCGAAACCGCAGCTGATCGGCCTCCCGACGATACGCTCGGCTGTTGGTCATCCAATCCGGAAACGGCTCGTTTCCGATCGTTGCGTAGTAACACTCCAGGATCTTCTCACCCCCACAGTACGCAAACCAACGTTCTGGATAGATGTTGGAAGTTCTCGGCTCTCCATCTGAGGAGTGAACGATCGCAGTCCGCAGGACCCAGTCGTGGTAGTGGAGCCAGGGTCGAACGTGGTACTGGCTCCGCTCGTACCAGCAGATGACTTCCGCCGGAATGCCGAAGCGATCCGAGAGTTGTTGATCGGATGCTTTGGTCAGTATCCAAGCTTGGAGCTTGGGTAACAAGGTCGCATGTGTTCGGGGCAGGGCCAGTGCTTCCGCAAGACCTTCTTTGGATAGCGTTTTCTTTCCTCGAAACTTCGCGCCTAGGTGTCGAGCGATCGTCAAGGTCTCGGCATCGTCTCGCGATAGCCGACGGATGTTCGCATCGAGGATTGCCTTCGCCCGACGGAGTCGCCCGTCGAGACGGCGAAAGGGATCCCACATCTGGAGGTCGTATGGGAATTCGTTTTCCATTTCTTTTTTCCTTTGTTGGAGTATGTTTACCTCCTTTCCACGCTACCTTCAGGTTGAGCGTTACGGAAGATCGCTAGCAGCGATTGGGGAGTTATTGGAGCCGGGAAAGGCCTGGAGATTATTGGAAAATCGTAAGCGACAATTTTTTTTCAGGCTAGTTTGCGGCTGGAAAATTGAAGTCCCGACGTAGGGGAGCGATGCTAACCGGCGTTTCCTAAGATGGTCGAGCTTACCCTCGGCGAGCCGCTGACCACGGGCCAAATGAACCAGGACCGGCTCAAGCTCTGCCTGAAGGTCAACGATCAGTCATACTCCTCGGAAGGAAAGACCGGCTGGTTCGAGGGCGAGATGCTGAATCTTCAAAGCAAATTGCCGCCCGGCATATTCATGAAAGCGTGCATCAACTGTGCCTTCTCGGATTACAGCCCCTATGGTCATGGCTTGTTCGGAAGTATGATCTGCTTTCGAGCGAACAAGGTTGGCCATCTTGCCCTCCCTTTAGGTGAGGACTTCGACAAGGACGACTATTTTGATGTGATGGATACCGTGTCAGAAATAGTTCAGGAAACCCATCTCTGCCCGGAGTTTGAACGGCGTGTGCCTGGGACGGGTTATCGTGGGTGATCCAACTGACCTTCACCAGACAGGGCATTGATATGGCAAGAAAGTTACAAGACATACCGCCACTTCTGCACGACGCCCGGTTGTGCGAGTCCCGCTGGGACCGTCATCTCAAGACGTTGCTCCTGTGCTTCCAGTGCCTCCGACGCAATGTCGATGGTACGCCCATTGAGGATAGCACCGTAGAACTCAAACTCAGCGGGGTCGAGCGGATTAGTGCGCACTACTCGCCAGCCAGCGTAAATGTGAAGCCCTCCGAATTCGGGGGATGTTCTCGGATCACCGTCGCCGACCTCGAAGAGTGGCCTCACGGTGCGGTCGAAGCCCACCTTTCGATCAACTCTGCCCAGGCCGACTTCGAGGCGGTAACGGCGTGCGTCCGGGAGGCACTGGTTGGCAATCTGATGGACAAACCTTCCGAATCGCCTTTGCGGATTCACGTCTCTTTCGAGCCGCACAACTACGGCCCCCAAGGTACGGTTACTGGCCTGTCCGTTGACTGCGACTCACTGGAGACATTCAGTAACGCCGTGCCGCTCGACATCGAAACGTGGGAGCGTCAGTTCGAGGCGTGGTGGAAAGGTTGGCGGAATCATTGGTCGGAAAAGGAGGAGGACGGTGACGATAAGGAACCTGCCCTGGAAGACACCTTTATTCCAGCAGGACAGCCAGACATGCCAGACCTGTCGTATCGACCACCAGCGGCAGCACCATTTCTGCTCTTGTCAACGACTGTCCCTGCGGAACTTCTCAAGCCGATTGAAGATTATCACAACGGCCACAACGAGCAGAACTGGTTGAAGGTGGCCTCTGCGTACCCGTTCTTTGACCACGAACCCACCGAGCGTGCGGCCCGGCTTCAGGAGCAATTCCACGGCCACAACTACGGGAGATGGGTTTACGTCCGCTATATCGACGGATGGTGGTGCGAAGGTAATCGAGCGTGTGTCATTGTCAGAGGAATCGAACACAACATAGGCGATGACGACGCGCCTGCCAGGAATGAGGAAACCGTCATCACTTATGGTCTGCGTCGGTTTCACCAATCCTGGGTTATCGCCACATGGTCGCAAGGATGGCCTCGTTTTGGATCGGCGGATAAGCTGCAAGGCGAGCAACCCTGGAGGAACGGCTGGAATCTTGCCGAATGACGTGACAGTTCCAAAGAGAATCTTAACCGCATGACCGCCACCGTGTCCCTGCTACCCCGGCGGCCCTTATTCATTTGCCGCCGGGGGTAGTGGGACTGCAGTCCCCTTAATCAGATGTCACTTGCAGTCCAGAGACCGCAGGGTATTGACGCTCGACACCGACTAAGAGGGCTTTGGGTTTTTTACAGTTCCAAATCGTAACCGCCGCCACAAATCACCAGCGATATTGTTCAGGCAACCGACGACGTCTTCACGGCTCCACTTCCTTTTGGAGTATCAGCTTTTGCGGTCGGAATTTGTCCAGGGCTGGCAGGCGAAATACGTACGGAAGGCACTTGAGAGTCGCCTTCCTCCATGGCCCATGAACTTCCATGTTGAATATCCACTTCGACTCGCATGTTGGGAAGAACTTCCTTCATGGCCCGCACCATGATTTGGCTGATATGCTCTTTCGCTTCCTCGGGATCTCGACTCTCGGGGACTTCGATAAGCATTTCATCATGAACAAAATTCACTATTCGGTAGTTAGCCCGGAATAGATTCCACAGAGCCAGTTTTGCTCCGTCGGCCGCAATACCCTGGAAAATCCCATTGTGCCTTTGCGTATAGCTCGCACGAGCTCGTATTCGACCACTAAGGGTCACAAAGGCCGTCGTACCGGCAAGCGATATCATAGCATTCCTCAATTCAACGGAAGGGGTTCTCTGGATAATCTGCAGTCGAAGTTGAGGGTTTTCTAACTCAGTGGCAACTTTATTCAAGCTGGTCCAGAAGAAGTCGAGATATTCGGGACTATAAAGGATACCTTTCTGGCTCCGAGGTTCTTGCTGACCTAAAACTTTAAGGCACATGCCGCCGAGTATCGGGCAGGGAGTATTCTCGTCCGCCGTTGTGTTCTTCCAAGTATGGGCTTTTGGATTGAAAATCTTCCACTCAGCAGGTGTCAGATTCAAGTATTGGGCGATTTGCAAAGGGATATCAGAAGCTAAAAATTCTCGAATTTCCGGAAAAAGAGCAAAGTAGCCATCCCGAAACTTTTCCGCCTCCTGCTCCGTCATCTCCACTTCGTAGGATGTTTTAGCGTAGTGAGCCAGAGATCTTGCCCCCATGCCGCCAGGTGTTCCAAAATTGATGGGTTTTGCTTTGGCACGGTCTGCCTTCGTCACCTGCTCAGGAGATATCTGAAGGACCTGAGCGGCAACAAGTTTGTGAAGATCAGTTCCTTTGTTTATCTCTTCGGCCATTCGAGAGGATTTACCAAACTGGCTCTGAATTGCCTCCGCCAAGGCAACCAATTCGATCATTTTGTAATCGGCCTTGACCAGGTAATGTCCGGGGGAAGGAACAAAGCAGCGACGGACACGATGATCGCGGGGGAGATTTTGAGCGTTGAGGTCGCCGAACGAACTCGTACGACCACTCCGTACCAAAAACTGGAAGGATGGATGAAGGGTCGGCCGATCCATGCGGCTGGTCAGTAACTTTAGCAAGCTCTCGAATCGCTTGGATAAAAAAAGAGAATTCAAAAAAGGTGAACGATTGGCATATTCCTGAAGGCTATCTTCCGAAGTTGAGATACGATCCTTTTGATCGGTAGACTTTTGAGTACGGGGAAGCTGGACGCCAATATCTTTTTCGACGCGTTTCAAGATTTTCTGTAGCGACTCCTGAGAGCCTTTGCCAGATCCGAGATACCCTTCCGCCCGAAGAATTTTGAGGTGGGTTTCCAGTTCGGTTTGAAAATAGGTCACCGCGGCTTGGCATTCTTGGCGATTAAGCGTTAGGCCGTTACCGTGGATACCCTTAAGAGCCAGTGATGCTTTCAGCTGGATATGGTGGGTTAGAGGACCCCACTTGTGAAGACATTCATTCATGCGATTTGCCGACAGCCTTCCCCAGATCTCCCGAGAAGTCTGCAATTCACTTTCAATTAAACCGCGTAGTCTTTCATAAAGCATGTGCGTAATTGCAACATCCCGCGCGAGGTATTCCAGATAGACTGTTTCGATCTGACTTGGAGGTTTTCCAAGCCAGCGGCCGAAGGATGTTCGAACATCATTCCCCTGGTCATCTCGGATGTCTTTCGGGACGCTAAGGGCAAGAATCTCTAGGGCACAATCGTCCAATTTCGATTCTTTGTCGGCAAGATCACCGGCCGTGGCTAGCCGATAAAGCTTGTACAGAATCATTGTGTCCCAGATCCGATTTGCATCCGCGCGCTTAAACAGGCTTTCATCAAATTCCTCTAGAACCGTTAGGTCGAAGGCTGCATTATGAAAGACGATCTCGTTTTGGGAATGGCAGTGGAGAAAATCTGCCACACTTTCCCGCGGGAGAAAGACACCCCGATTACCACTAAAAGCTGCAGCCATTACCAATGGTGGCGCTATCCAATCTCTCTGGCGATCGATTTGTAACGTCTCAGTATCGATACTAATAGGACCACTGAATATCCGACCATTAGACAGTTTCCATGGGGAAAATTTATAATTAATATTGCCAATTTGAATGTTCATATGTTTTTATATCCGTTTATATTTTAATGTTTTAAAACCGTTGAGAACTGGTTAAGCGATTAGGCTGGTTAGGTTATTTAGCCCAAGAAGATCCTTAGATTATTTGAGGGTAAGATCCCCTGCAGTTCACTGAAGTATCTTAACCAGCTCGACTCTTAGCCGACACTCACTAAGGCAATTGCTGAAAGTTATCGAGGCGACAAGTGCTTCATCAGCTTAACCGCCTAATCACTTATTCCAGAACGGACGAGGATCTGACATGGGTAGGGCAACCGCTCAACCTCGCATGGTAGCTAAGCGGTTGCGATATGCCACTTACCATTCTTCGGTATTTCCAGACCCGTCTGAGTGCGGCTGATTTTCGGTAGTACTTCCTTCAGTCTGAACTGGCTGAGTAGATATATCGGATCGAACTTCCACCACGGAGCTAAGATTCCCATCTGCTAATACTGCTCCCGCAGCCAGCGAGCTAGCACCAGTGTCAGTCTCTATTCGGCTCTCCCAGAGGCAGTCCAGGTAGTAGAGATTCCTGTTGCCTCGTTCGCGCAATTTTTTTAGAACCGCTTTTGCTGGTCGTCCGTCTATGGCTATAGGGGTCTCGCGGCCGAGGAGCCTGCTCAGTTCTGCACCTGCGAGCTGTGCCTGCACACGTTCTTGGGGTTTGCCCACGACATTCTCGAATGCCTCCGATGCAGAAAAATAAATAAGCCAATCCTTTGACAGTTTGGCGATCCCAGTCGCTTCACGAGCGGTAGTATCCGGGTGGAGATACGGGCCCTGTAGACGGATTACGGAATCGGCTAAAGCCATTAGATGGGTGCGGTCGGAATCGAACTCCTCGCTAGCTTCGGAAATGTTCGCAAGGAACTCATGGAAGCCGTTGGCTTCCATGATGCCCGATATTACTTGACCCCATACCCGGAAGCGATGCCGGCCATTACCTGTTGGTCGTCCCTGCTGCACCCAATGGATTACCATCCCCATCAGTTCGGAGATTATCTCACTCCGATGCTCGCGTGCGAACTGCATCGGGTCGAAATCCGTGGGAAATTGCCGGCTTCTCGGATCGCCGTCGTAATGCAAGCGGATCGGCAAGCTTCGGGATACTAAATCAGAACTCAGAGAGGTCTGATTCATGGTTAAGATCCATAGGATATCATTAGAGCGTCGCATATTTGTGGAGGTACCCAAGATCCGCAGTTCGATAGTCGGTGAGACAGAATTCGCTTCGAGGACTGGGCTGGCCACCGACTGCTGTCGGGCATTCCTGGCGTTGTCGATTATCAATACGTGAGCGTCTCGTTGAAGCGAGGCACACAGTCGCTTTTGGAGCTCTTCTTCTTCCGGCAAGTAGCCCAGTAATGCCGGGTTATTATTGTCAAATATCTGGCCGACAAGACGAGCTAAGAGAGTTTTTCCAAGCCCTGGCTGATTGCCGTCGATAACGGCCAGTGGTTTACCGTCCTCTATGAAATGATTAATCAGCAGTCCGGTAATTAGGAATGCTATCATGTTGGCCAGATCCGCATCCGTCTTAAAACAGAAGTTTTGTAATAGCGTTCGGAGGTGTTGCGGCAACCGCTCAAGGATGGGGCCGGTGGTTGGAGTCGACCCTCTCAGGATGGGTTCGATGCTCTCACCGGTTACCAGGATCTTTGACTCGGGATAATAGCCGGGACGAAGAATCTTGAACTGCGAGTCGAAAAGTGGCCTTCCGGCGGAGGTGGTGATCTCGGGGAAGCTATTCTCTATCAGATTCGAGCAAAAGATTAACGAGATAGCTTCCCGCGGGATTAGGAACTTACCCTTCTCATCCGAACATACCAGGATGTTAGCCAGATGGCTGGGCCCATTTCGATCCGGCCCGGTCTCCGTAAAGATATTACAGAGTTTCGCACTGGGGCCGAAGCCTTCTCCTCGCAAGTAGACCATCTTTCCGCCGTAGTCGAAAACTCGCTCCGATTCTAACAGCAGCTGACGCGCCAGTAGAATGAAGTTGTCCGTGTTTGTGTATCCGACTTTGCGGGAATACCCGGCAAGATTCGGTATGTTTCTCGATCCTCCCAGCGGTAAGCGATCCAGTTCGCCAAAGGAAGAGAAGAGTGTATGCGCGAGCTCATTACCTCGGGAAGAGTTTAAAATACTCGCCATTAGACACCTTCCTTTCTTGCACCTTCTCGCGGTGAAAGATAAAGATCGAAAAGATCTTCTAGCTTAATCCTCCCGCAGCCTCCATAACACTTTCCGATGCGGTCGAGGACGTCCAAGCGACTATTCGGAGCTTTGCATTTGGGGCATGGGTTGATTCGTCGAGACCCAAGTAGCTGTTCAGCGATCACCCCAAACGGAGCGTTGCGAACAACTTCGATATGCTCGACTATTTCTTCCGGTGACACTGGCTTGCCGGCCTTCAGTTGTCTTACTTCGACACCGTTCTTGCTGTTGATGCTTCCTATGGGACGCGTTAGGGCGGTTATGCCAGGGCAATCCGGATCGCTCGGAAGTAAGCACTGCACGACTCGAACATAGCGGCTCCAGCGATCCCGTTCATACTCGCCATGAAACTGAACGGTGGGAGATAGCCACACGATGATGTGATACCCGCCCCCAGAAAACCGCACTTCGGCCTGTCGGAGGATAGGGGATCGCTCGAGCCACGGGGAGATTACGTTCTGATAGACGGCCTCGGGGCCTCCCAACTGCAGGTGTTCGTCGACGATAGCCGGGCGTAGGAGACACAGGTCGATATCGATAAGCATGGCGTTAAGCTGAGTGATCTCAGCTTCAGCCCGGGAGACTCGCTCGATGGGGCCGGTTTCGCCCGTATTACAAAGTTGTTCGCGGTTATCGACAGCATCCGCATTGAAACAAGTGGATGCAATCGTGTTACAACGGGGGTGTACTGAATCCGCTGTGTGTAGTAAGCTAGACATAACAATACTCCTAAGGTAGTGTGCGGCCGTACAGCGATTGCCGTCGCTGTACGGTCAATTTCCTCGACTCACTCTCATCTATTGCTGGGCAGGCGCTTTCCGCTACTATGCCGGTTAGCGTTAAATTTTGCCGTTCTCAAATCCATGACCTCCTTTCAACAGCTTCAGTGAGCGACCCGCCATGAGCCCCAGCTTGGAAATAACTATTGAAGAATCTGATACGAGTCAATATACTGTTTAAAGTTTCAAAGTTTCAAAGTTTTAAAGTTTTTCTTGAGGTCGAGATCGATGAATGCACATTTTCCCTCAAAACCCTTTTAC
The genomic region above belongs to Telmatocola sphagniphila and contains:
- a CDS encoding DUF6304 family protein, with the protein product MVELTLGEPLTTGQMNQDRLKLCLKVNDQSYSSEGKTGWFEGEMLNLQSKLPPGIFMKACINCAFSDYSPYGHGLFGSMICFRANKVGHLALPLGEDFDKDDYFDVMDTVSEIVQETHLCPEFERRVPGTGYRG
- a CDS encoding metallophosphoesterase family protein — its product is MQNVNKTLRQEPPSADGIDRRGMLQCMAWVGTGLVWSVAGGVATSRVFGQKPTVKPTFSFVQISDSHLGFARDPNKDVAGTLQQTIARINALAEPPAFVLHTGDLTHLAKPAEFDAVAELLKEVKASKVLYVPGEHDFDGDGNQEYLKRYGKGTEGRGWYSFDHQGVHFIGLVNVANSKSGSGGGLGVIGKEQLEWLEKDAAGLKDSNPIVVFAHVPLWMVHEKWGWGTRDSEQALKILKRFGSLTVLNGHIHQVLQKVEGKVTFHSARSTAFPQSEPGKGTPGPIRDLAAGKLKSTLGLSEVLYVAGNSSLAIVDSTLE
- a CDS encoding anti-sigma factor family protein, with amino-acid sequence MNCQEVQVLLHPYSDDELDLVRHVEIEEHLSGCQECSVQVKHLQSLRATVSSASLYHRAPARLRARVQLPFPKQRRSPRRAVLAAGVLFLIGVSATVGMILSRTGTSADDRFAESVVAGHVRSLQVNHLTDMPSTDRHTVKPWFRGKLDFSPQVADLTPQGYSLAGGRLDYLTDRPVAALVYYRRFHVINLFTWPAGDENEKAVLGLARQGYNIRYWQRAGMSYWVISDLNEQELDDFVRLFQEHSEVLQR
- a CDS encoding DNA polymerase, producing MNIQIGNINYKFSPWKLSNGRIFSGPISIDTETLQIDRQRDWIAPPLVMAAAFSGNRGVFLPRESVADFLHCHSQNEIVFHNAAFDLTVLEEFDESLFKRADANRIWDTMILYKLYRLATAGDLADKESKLDDCALEILALSVPKDIRDDQGNDVRTSFGRWLGKPPSQIETVYLEYLARDVAITHMLYERLRGLIESELQTSREIWGRLSANRMNECLHKWGPLTHHIQLKASLALKGIHGNGLTLNRQECQAAVTYFQTELETHLKILRAEGYLGSGKGSQESLQKILKRVEKDIGVQLPRTQKSTDQKDRISTSEDSLQEYANRSPFLNSLFLSKRFESLLKLLTSRMDRPTLHPSFQFLVRSGRTSSFGDLNAQNLPRDHRVRRCFVPSPGHYLVKADYKMIELVALAEAIQSQFGKSSRMAEEINKGTDLHKLVAAQVLQISPEQVTKADRAKAKPINFGTPGGMGARSLAHYAKTSYEVEMTEQEAEKFRDGYFALFPEIREFLASDIPLQIAQYLNLTPAEWKIFNPKAHTWKNTTADENTPCPILGGMCLKVLGQQEPRSQKGILYSPEYLDFFWTSLNKVATELENPQLRLQIIQRTPSVELRNAMISLAGTTAFVTLSGRIRARASYTQRHNGIFQGIAADGAKLALWNLFRANYRIVNFVHDEMLIEVPESRDPEEAKEHISQIMVRAMKEVLPNMRVEVDIQHGSSWAMEEGDSQVPSVRISPASPGQIPTAKADTPKGSGAVKTSSVA
- a CDS encoding sigma-70 family RNA polymerase sigma factor, whose protein sequence is MELPERRQFEQATLPHLDAAYNLARWLTQDEHAAEDVVQEAFLRAARYFGSFRGGDGRAWLLGVVRRASFDWLSKQRSPGTLLYSEDIHDRGDESSNPVFLAIRKCEEALVRQALEELAPQLREVIVLRELEGLSYQEIAAVTEVPIGTVMSRLSRGRHQLHRLLTASPEGEPK